TTGGACCAGATGCGCGAGGCTTCCGGGGATCCTGAACTATTCAATTTTGAATTTTCAGATCCGGAAGAAGACAGGATTAATTTTACTGATCATTCGCAATATTCATTTAAAACAAAAATGACGAATCGAGCGACGGGAGAAAGCTACTCGGTTACAAATCTCTCATCTGGCGAAAAAATTCTGATGTCGTTATTCTTAGCCACATTTAACCAGCGCATTGGCCGTCGCCAGCCCAAGCTCTTACTCTTGGATGAAGTAGATGTCGTACTTCATCCATCCATGATTTCCGCGCTAATTACCGGCCTCAAGAACCTATTTGTTAAGAATGGGACGCGAGTCATAATGGCCACCCATTCAGTAACGACGGTTTCTATGTTGGAGGAAGGAGAGATTTTTCGCGTTTCTCGAAAGGACAACAAGGTTCATGTCTCGCCCGTGACGAAATCCGAAGCAGTTTCCGAACTATCCGAGGGTATTGCAACAATAGATACCGGATTGAGAATTGCGTCGTCTAATGCTGCGCCGATCACAATTTTGACAGAAGGCAAAAACTCACTGCACCTCAAAAAATGGGCGAGCTTGTTCTATTCTGGAAAAGTTGATGTATTTGATGCTCTTCCTGACAAAACAGGTAAAGATCAGCTCAAAAGCTATGGTCAGCTTCTCGCGCATATGAAGACAAATTCTCATTTTTTGATCGTTTGGGACTGTGATGCCAAAATTATCGCTCAGAAATTGACTGATGAACTACCCAAGACAGCGAATGTAACAGCTTTTGCGTTTGAAAAGCGGGAGAACAAAATTGTTTCAAAAGGTATAGAAAACCTATATGATGAGGAAGTTTTGGAGCCATTTTCAAATCTGGTTACAGAAGTATCAACGAGCAAGGAAGTTGCTCGTTCGTTCGACAATAGGAAAAAGACTGAATTCGCAGAACATATCTTTACCGATGGCATCGAAGATCATTTTCAACATTTTGACGACCTTAAGTTGGTTGTAGAGGAAATATTGGAACAACTAAAAAATCAAAAATGAACGCAAAATTTCATGGAGTCCGTGGTTGGGATCACAAATTTTCTTAGGTAGTGTCTGAAAAGTCTAAATTTTCCTCTAAACCTATTTGGGCTATTCACCAAACCCTATAAAATAAGCTGTCTGATAAAATCGCTTACAGGTCATTTTAGGATCAAAAGTGACTTTTCAGACAGAACCTAGGAGAAGCTATGGATGTTGAATGGATAGAAATCGCCGAGCCTGCCAATTATAATGGTTCTGCTGTATATGAGATACGCATCGTAGAGAGAGGAGAGCCAGCTATAATAGATAGATTTTTGGCTTCAGACGATAGAGGCATTATTTCAATTGGTATGACTACCATGATGGAGACTCGAAGACGTAAGTTCGTATCAGGGATGACCCGAGGAAGGGGCCATTCTGAGGGAAATCTGCTCTTTAGGATACGACAATTTGCGCCTTTTGATCAGAAGTTTCCCAAGCCAGTGCTTCAATACAAGTTCTTCAAGGTCAAATCAAAAGAGGAAGCCGATAGGATGGAGGGCCACCGCATCAAAGCATATGTGAGAAAATTCGGCGAAGTGCCACCTCTAAATAGTGCCATTCCAAAGCGATATGATGAGGACGGATGGCAGGAGGAATTAGGATAATGAAAAAAAAGGGATGCAACTCATTTGATGATATGGATTGCTCAACGTCCAAACCTGTTGAAGAGTTCAATTGTAGTTCCAATAATAGAGGGCAAAGAGATTTGACTCTTGGTGCTCTTGTCTTCTATTACATTGATGAGCACAGGGATAGAATGAAGAGATACTTCAGACATTATAATCGGCAGACTCTAAATGATGCGATTAGAATTGCTGCGCTCTGCGTACTGCCTGGAGGAAAACGTCATGGACACCAAAGGAGAATAATACAGCCTGCACTTGATGAATCAGCAAGGAGACTCTTGGATGTTCAGGATGAAATTAAAATGTGCAGAGACTTTGAAGATTTGAGAGGTTTTGTAGATAGCACAATAAAGAATATCCGGGGCATTGGCACTCTGACTATTTATGACATATCACTGAGAATCGGAGCAAAACTTGGCTTATATCCCAAAGCTGTCTATCTGCACAGAGGAGTGATTAGTGGCGCAAAGGCTCTTGGGCTAAATTACAGGCAAAAATCAATACCAATTGAGGATATACCAGAGCCTATTTCGAGCAGTCTTGAGCCTTACGAAATTGAAGATTTTCTTTGTATCTGCAAAGAAGAGTTAGGGGATATAAGTCTCCAAAATACATAAGCCCCATAACCGCTTCGGTGAGTGACCGGAGACCGATGTGCGAGTTTTAGTGCATCAGGAGTTGACAGATATCTGACAGGAGCTATATTTCTTTATATGTTAATTGCAAAAATTCCTGACGATGCCCTTGTTGTTCGTGGCGGTAAAAACCGACCAGAAGACATTCGACGTGGAAGCGGAACACATCCAGATGGGATCGCAGGCGTATCAGTAGAAAGTAGTGAAGGTGTATCCATCTCTGAATTGGCAAGGATGATTCCACATGGGCAAGTTGGCGTGACAACCGTTGGTGAAATCCGAAAAGCTGGCGGTGATGTGGTGCGAACTTCTGGACGAAGCCCTTATCATGCGACATTGACAGGACTTACGTCCGAACAAATTAGTGAACTTTTTTTGCCAACAATTCCAAATCCCGCACGGGAGAAGTAAAAATGAAAAAATCAAGAGTATTCGCAGACTTTCACAACGCGGATGCACAAGGCAGGTTGCGTTTGAACTGCGTTGGGACCGTGGAAGACCTTACATGTCAGAAAATTGTTCTAAAAGAGGAGCAATCACTGATCCTTTATAGCGAAGATTTAGAAGTTGATGGTGTGGTTCGATACTCCAAAAAAGAAAATTTGTGGGTTGCTGTGATTGATTGGGATGCCATTCGAGAGGTTGTCCCTGTAGTGTCTCAAACAGAACACCATAGCCCGGTTTGACAGCCTTCAAACCGTTCAATCGGATATTATTTTAAAGCCCAGCGGCCTTTTTAAACCGTTGGGCTTTAATTATTGGGGCTTCACTGGCGGCTTCAGTAGATTTGTCTCCAGGCATAAGAAGAGAGAACTTCAAGCAAAATCGGTCTTGATAAATTCCGATTCTCAATGTATTCTGATTGAGAATGCGATAAGGGCTGACTACTGGGGACGGCACAGGGGCCGTCCCCTACGACAATATTGTTAATCCGGTGTTTGTAGGGGCGACCCCCTGTGGTCGCCCGCTGATGTGATTTTACAGAGAGGTGAAACGTTCAGGGAGACAACATATGAAAAAAATTCTCATTACGGGCATGAGTGGGCTTATTGGCGGGGCTGTTCGCGAGCAGCTTGAGGGCAAGTATGAGCTTCGCGCGCTCAATCGCCGCGATGTGGCTGGTGTGGATTGTCGGCGGGCTGATATTTCGGATTTTGACGCGATTTGTCCGGCGTTTGAGGGGGTTGATACGGTTGTGCATCTGGCTGCTGCGATTAGAAGCGATTTTGAGGGGTTTGTCGCGCACAATATCGTGGGGACTTATAATGTTTTTGAAGCGGCGCTCCGCGCCGGGGTCAAGCGCGTTATTTTTGCGAGTAGCGGTTCGGTGACAGCGGGTTGGGAGAATGATTCGCCGTATGGTGCGATTGTGTCGGGGCGATACGATGAGGTGCCCGAGAGTTGGGATAAGTTTTCCCACAGGACGCCTACGCGCCCGCGTGGGATTTACGGTTGTACAAAGGTCTGGGGCGAGGCTTTGGCGCGGCATTATGCCGATAGTACGGATCTGTCTGTTATTTGTCTTCGCATTGGTGCAGTGAATGCCGAGGATCAGCCCAATGGTACGCGCGGTTATTCTGTGTGGTGCAGTCAAAGTACGATTGCCGGCATGGTCGAGTCGTGTATTGAGGTGTCCGATGATCTCAAGTTTGATATTTTCTATGTGGTTTCGAATAACAAATACAGCTATCGGGATATGACGCATGCGCGCGATGTGCTGGGTTTTGAACCCGAGGGGGATGCGGAGGATTATCGCTGATGTACAGGACGATTTTTTTTGATGGGTATGGGACGCTTTTTGACAAGGCTTTTGATGCGCTGTATGAGACGTGTCAGATTATTGTCGATGATTTGCAGATCGATATGAGTAAGGAGGCGTTTCTCGATCACTGGGATCGCTACTTTTTTCCTCTGTTGAGAGAGGGAGATTTTATCTCGTTTTGGGATGCGCATATTATTGGCCTGGAGAAGACGTTTGCCGATTTGAATGTGCGGGCGAATCCCGAGTCTTATACGGCAGGTCTTTTTGATGCTTTTGGCTGCGTGCCCGTTTTTTGCGATGTAAAACCCACTCTTGATGTTTTGTCCGATGTGAAAACCGGTGTGATTTCCAATGCGGATCACGGGCATCTCACGTCTGCTTTGCGTGCTAATGATCTGAGTTTTCCGGTTGTGGTCAGTTCGGAATCCACGCGGTGTTATAAGCCAAATCCCGATATTTTCTTTTCTGCTTTTGAGGCTCTCGGTGCCGATCCCGATCAGACTTTGTATGTCGGCGATTCACAGGAGGACGATATTGTGGGTGCAAGGCGGGCTGGTATTTCCATTGCCTGGCTCAACCGGGATGGGGCTGTGCGGCGGGACGATATTCCGGAGCCAGATTATGAGATTAGCAGTTTGTTGGAGTTGAGCGATATTTTGGGAGAGAAATGATGCGACCGACTGAAATGGAGGAATATCTTTTTGATTTGCGCGGCTATATTGTGCTGAAAAATGCCGTGGATGCCGAGCATCTCGTCGAACTCAATGAGATTATCGATACGTATGACGATCTCGAACCCGATGGATGGCGGGGGTGGGTTCATCGGAGCGGGGGGCCACGACATTTGCACAATATTTTTGAGATGGGTGAACCTTTTGAACGCTTGATTGACCATTCATCGTGGGTTCATCACATGGGGCGCTTTGTCGGTGGGGATGATGGTCTTTTTATAGATGAGTCATTTATTGATATTCGGTCTCGGGGCGGTGCGACGCGCATTCATTCGGGCGCGCACAAGCGGCGCATCCGCACGCAGTTTCGCTTTCACAACAATCAGTTTCGCTGTGGGCAGATCAATATTTTGCTGGCGCTTAACGATATTGGGGATGGCGATGGGGCGACGATGGCGATTCCCGGTTCGCACAAGTCCAATTTGCTTCATCCCGCGTTTGAGGATCCCAAAGGTACGGGTAGTGGGCATTCGCTGGACCGCGTTGAAGCGGCTGTTCAGATTCAGCTCGATGCGGGTGATGCGGTTTTTTTTGTGGATTGTATGGCGCACGGTTCGTCAGAGCGCACGCGCCCCGGTGAGCGTCGCGTTGCTATTATTCGCTATGGTCCGCACTGGGGTAATGACCGATACGGCTATCAGCCTTCGCCCGAGTTGATTGCGCGTTTGACGCCCGAACGACGTAAGATTGTTCAGCCTCTGCCGCCTAAGATGCCGCCGGGTGTGCAGTGGACGAATAGACGAATAGACGAATAGACGAATAGACGAATAGACGAATCCTACCCTACCACCCCAAGTTAGTCCGAACTGCGTCGTTGATTCGTTGATTCGCTGATTCGTTGATTCGCAGATGAACTGCTGGCGCAGTTGTACACCACTACATTGATTTGAGGAGTTGTTCGCATGATAGATAAGATACACGCCCCTCTCGCCCGTTTTACTGTGCTCGATTTGACCCGTGTGCGCGCGGGTCCCACTGCTGTGCGTCAGCTTGCGGATTGGGGGGCGAATATTATTAAAATTGAACCGCCTGAAAGTATTGACGAGGCAAAGACTATGGGGGGACCGCGTCACGGGCCGGATTTTCAGAATTTGCACAGAAACAAACGCGGGATGACTTTGAATCTCAAAGCCGATGCGGGTCGCGAGGCGTTTTTCCGCATGGTTAAGCGCGCGGATGTGGTTGTGGAGAATTTTCGGCCGGATGTTAAAGATCGCCTCGATATTGGGTATGAGAGGTGTAAGAGAGAGAATCCGGGTATTGTGTACGCGAGTATTTCGGGATTTGGGCAGGAGGGACCATATAGATTGCGCCCGGGCTTTGATCAGATTGCACAGGGTATGGGGGGGTTAATGTGGATTACGGGTTTGCCGGGGCAGGGTCCGGTGCGCGTTGGGGTGCCGATTGCAGATCTCGCTTCGGGTTTGTACACCGCTATTGGTATTCTCACTGCTTTGCTTCAGCGCGAGGAGACCGGGGAGGGGCAGTGGGTGCATACGTCATTGCTGGAAGCACAAATTGCGATGCTGGATTTTCAGGCGGCGCGATGGTTGATTGCAAATGAGGTGCCCGAGCAAGCGGGCAATAATCATCCCACGAGTATTCCGACGGGTGTGTTTCAGACCCGCGATGGGTATATCAATATTGCCTGTAGTGGAGAGCAGATGTGGCAGCGCCTGTGCGATGTGCTGGGTGCTGGAGATTTGTACAGGGATGAGAGGTTTTCCAATGGCGGAGTGCGGTTGACAAATCGGGATGCGCTGAATGAGAGTTTGCAAAAGTATTTTATAGGGCAAGATAGTGCCCATTGGATTGATGCGCTGAATGAAGCGGGTGTGCCGTGTGGGCCAATTTATAAGATGGATGAGATGTGGTCTGATCCGCAGGTTATGCACTTGAAGATGTCGCGTTCGGTGACTAACCGCGTTATGGGGGATTACGATGTGGTGAGGAATGCGACTAATTTGAGCAATGCGCCAGATCTGCCCTACAGGGCGTCGCCCGAACGGGGTGAGCATACGGATGAGATTTTGAGTGAGTTTGGGTTTTCGGAAGGTGAAATTGCGGCTATGAAAGAGGAGAATGTCGTTTGATGTTCTCTGTGGGGAGTTCAATGACAGATAAAATTATTGTGCAGAAAGATGGCGGTGTTGGACATATTCGCCTGAATCAGCCAGAGAAACACAATGCCATTTCTTATGAGATGTGGCAGGGTATGGCGCGGGCGATTGACGATTTTGAATCGGACGATGCGGTTCGCGTTATTGTGCTTTCGGGCGAGGGCGGCAGGGCGTTTTCTGCGGGGGCGGATATTTCGCAGTTTGAAGCGCAACGCGGGACGGCAGATGCGGTGGAGGTGTATAATGCGACTATGGGGCGCGCTTATGAGAAGCTCGCGCAGGTGCTCAAGCCCACGATTGCCAAAATTGCGGGGTATTGTATTGGTGGTGGACTTGCTACTGCGCTGTGTTGCGATTTGCGGATTGCGTCCGATGATTCGTCTTTTGCCATTCCCGCTGCGAAGCTGGGCCTGGGGTATGGGTACGGTGCGCTCAAACCGCTTGTGGGTTTGGTGGGTCCTGCCAATGCGTGCGAGATTTTGTTCACGGCGCGTCGGTTCAATGCTTCTGAGGCGTATCACATGGGTCTGATTAACCGGGTTTTGTCGCGGGATGAGTTAGACGCTTATGTGGATGATTATGCCGAGACCATTGCGGGTAATGCGCCGCTTACGATCAGGGCGAGCAAGCAGATTATTGCAGAGATTGGCAAAGATGCAGATCAGCGCGATCTCGATTTGTGCCAGCGGGTTATTGATGCCTGTTTTGCGAGCGAGGATTACAAAGAGGGCCGCGTAGCATTTATGGAGAAGCGCAAGCCAGATTTTCAGGGGCGATAGTTTATTCCCAGAGTGCTTTTAGTCGCGGGATCAAAATTTCTGTGTCGCGGTCGTGGATTTCTCCTTGCCACATTTGATTTGTTTGTACGGGCGAGCGGTCAAAGGATGCCTGCATCAGGTCGGGCAGGTCCAGTGTGCGGAAGCGCGTTTTGAAATAGCCGTCTTCTGTGAGCCAGATTTCGCGGAAGCCCAGTGGGAAACCAATCAGGCAGGCGGTGTCAACGATGAGGAAGTCGCGATATGTGCGGATGCGGTTGATGTGTCTGTGTCCGGTGAAGATGGCTATGACAGCGGGCAGGTCTTTTACGGCTTCCATGAGTTGCTCGGCGTTGGTGACAATGCCACCCGGTACGAAGTCGGCCTGTGCTTCGTATTGGGGGAAGACCCAGGGGTGAATGAACAGGATGAGGGCGCAACGGTCATTATGAGCTTTTGCGGCGGCTTCGCGCAAGATGCGGTCGTGTGCTTCTGTCCATGTGCCCAAACTGTCTTTTAGAGGGCTGATGGGATATACGTTGGCGAGCGCCAGGCGCAGGCGCGGCGCGGCTTCGACGATGTCCAGGGTTTCGGGGATTGGAAATTGTCTGGCAAAAGCCTCAAAGCTCCCTTCCTGTGCATCGCAATCGTGATTGCCCGGGACGTAGTATGTGGGCGCGTGAAGGCCGTCAAACGCGTTTTTGGCTTCATCTATGGTTTGCAAATAAATATCATAAGGTATTTCAAATGCGCCACCTCCGCAGACCACGTCGCCGCCGTGTACGATGAAGTCCGCTTTGCAGGCGTTGATGGCGGGTACCATTGCACGGTGTATTTCATGGCTGCGCGTTAGCATTTTGGGCGCGCCGAAGTCTTTTTCGGCTGCGGCGTGGTGATGGCTGTCTGTGACAAAGACAAAGTGTGAAGGCATGGGGTCTCCTTGGGTCAAGGGTGTGTTGTGCTAAATTGAAAGGCGTAGAGCCGGGCGCAGAGGATATGAAATCTCAGTTTTACGGTTGTTCCAATCAGGGTGCGTACATCGCCGCCCGACCAGGAGACGCGATGGCGCACGGAGTCGCCGATTACGGGTTGGCACGATAGGCGATCAAATCCTTCGATTACTTCATTTGTGTCGTTCAAAATTTCGACGCGTATTTCTCCCCAGGTTGCATCTGCGTTTATTTCCAGGTGGGTGCCCGAGAATTGTATGGGTATGGTTGTGATTGTGCCGCCGCTCGGTTTTTCACCTGCGTCAATCGAGATGAATCCATCCAGGCGCAGTGTTGCCAGACCAATGCCGCTTTTTTCTTTAAACGGACGTCCCATTCCATTCCAGTGTGGCCGGTTGCTGCCGTGATAGTAGATGTGGATTTGATCTTTTACGACTGATGGCGCGCCGACCATGATTTCTTCCGATTCGTAACTGTTTGGTTCTCCCAGCGGGATGAAGATCTCGCGGTTTCCCGCCCGATTCCAATGTGCATTGTCCCGACTCGTGGCCAATTGTACCTGAAGTTTTCCCGTTCGCCAATCAAAAAGGCTGGGCATCATAATATAGGCATAATCCGCTTGCGGGTACTTAAATGCAGCGGATGTGTATATGTCTGTGTCTTCGGGGTCGCGCTCATCTGGTTTCAGGACGATTGTCGGTGTGGTCCAGTGGATGAAGTCTTCGGATTCGATGCGTCCCAATGCGCGGTGCCGCTTTCGCGGTCTCTGGTTTATGCGTACGTACGCGACGTATTTGTCGTTGTCCTGGACCGCGACGTTGAATGTGTCAAAGACGCCGGGTAAGACGGTTTTGGGGTGTTTTGTCCAGTGGATGCCGTCTGGGGAGAATGCGACTTTTAGTCCGCCACCTTCTTCGATGGTTTTGTAGAGCATTTTGTATTTTTTGTTCTTTTTATCGTGTGTTTTTAAGACGCATACGCCGCCACTACCGCCGGGTCCGGGATCCAGTAGCAAATTGTTTTTTGCGGATCCTTCATAGGGCAGGATGTTGAGGGCGGGTTTTGTCCATTTGAGCCCGTCTTCAGAGGTGGCATAAGCCATGAGTACCGCGCTGTCTTTGCCGTATTTGCAGGTTCGGTTTGTGTACCACATTTTGTAGATTTGGTCTTCTTTATCCCACAGGACGGAGCCGTAGAGTTGTACCTGCAATTCCCAGGGCGTGTCGGGTACGAGCAGCGGGTTTTGCGGATGTTTGACCGGCTGGTGCATGACATAGCGAATCCCTTCGGCGCGTTCTACCAGAAATCCGTCGTCCAGAAAGAGCTGCTTCTGATCGCCCACATCGATGTGACGCGCCACATGCCGGGGCCAGCTTGCGTAATTTATGTCTGATGCCATGAGATTGTCTCCTCAGATATACCGAAATCCGCTGATGTTGTTGAGAGGTAGTATAATTAACTACGTGGATTTATGCGACGAAATTTGTTTCGGATGCGGTAGTTTTACAGACCTATCGCACGGAACGCAATATAGACTCTTGAAAGATGTACAGAGAATCGCTATGTTTATATAGTGTTTGGCAAATTGATGTGCGAAATACAGGATAAAGGATTGTAGTATGAGCAAGACTGCTGATGACTCCGAGAAGGTTCGCTGGTGGCCTTTTTGGTTGATACTTTCATTTGTCGTAATTTTTTGGTTCCTATTCCTTATTGAATTGTTTCCTTGGTGGGTTACTGATCATAGAGGGCAATTTGGTGACTCGTTTGGGGTCATCAATGCACTGTTCTCTGGGTTGGCTTTTGCGGGTGTCATTTGTGCAATACTACTTCAAAAGAAGGAACTTGAGCTTCAACGGAAGGAGTTAAAGGACACACGTACCGAAATCAGGGGGCAAAAGGAAACACTTCAGAAGCAGAATTTTGAGAGTTCCTTTTTTCAACTTCTTGGTCTGTATAATGATATTGTTGGTTCATTGATTATGTCAAAGGGGAAGGTTTTTAATTCCAAAGGGTTCCCGGTAGGTCAGAGTTTGGGAGAGTATCGTGGACGTGAATGTTTTGAGAATTTACTCACAAGATTTAAGAATTTCTATGATCAAGATAAGGAAGATGAAAAAAATAAGGAAATATCTCAGGATATAGAGGATGATGACGACTCTTACTTATTTGCATATATAGACAAGACATGCGAAAATTTTTTTACTAATTATCAATCGCATATTAGTCATTATTTTCGACACCTGTATCATGTTGTCAAATTTGTTGATCACAGCGATCAAGAAGTTAAAGCAAAAAAGTTCTATACCGATCTCATACGCGCACAACTGTCAAGTGAAGAAATGGGTCTTCTCTTTTACTATGGTCTGAGTGACCAAGGAGCCAAATTCAAGGATTTGGTTGAGAAATATGCCCTTTTTGAGGACATGCCTTCAAAAGTGCTTATAGATGAAGAACACCGGAAGCTCTACGCCCCGAGTGCTTATGGCGAAATGGTGTATGAATGCGAGTGAGCGGTGTACAACTGCGGTAGCAGTTCATTTGATTGAAATGATACTCAAAGGTCTCTATGAAAGTCTTTTGGACAGACTATCTAAAATACAAAGCCTCTTTACGCAGATTTGATCTGTTCGTAATTGAAAATATAGTCAGACATTCTTCTGAGCGATATTCCGATGTGGTCACTGGCCGCCGTGTTGCTGTTGGGCGTTGCGATAACAAGTTGGTCTTGATTCCTTATGAATCGGAAGGTGACGTTATAACACCCGTGACTATCCATGTCACCACACGGCAGCAAATCAATGTTCGAATTAAAACAGGGAGATTCATCTATGGGTAATACAAAGATGAGGTACTTTGAGCAAGAAGACATCTTATACCTGGCGATTTCTGATGATCCAGAAAATGGCAGCATTGAACTCAGTCCCAATATCACAGCAGAATACAACGATAAAGGTGAACTCATTGGCATTGAAATTCTCAAGGCCAGTGACTTTATTCGAGATTCGGTTGCAGAGTCTGTACAGGGAAAAATGCTTCACTTGCTCAAGTGAGAATCTGAAAGAGCACACGTAGAAAACAGATAATCATCACGACCTCAAAGGTCAGAAAATTATGGCTACTATGAGTAATTACACCCTGCGACTGCTCGCCTCGCTTAAAGCCGAGGCGGAAAAAGTGGCAGAGGAAGAGGGCACAACGCTCAACCAGTTTATTAACGTGGCTGTGGCGGAGAAGTTGGCTGCTTTGCGGACGGCCCGCTATTTTCAAGAACGCGCCACACGTGCTGATTTGGAGGCTTTTGATCATTTTCTGGGGACGGCGGGCGATGAGTCACCAGGCTGTGGGGATGAGATACTGCCAGCAGAAAATTGATGTTCGAGTGCAGAATCTGTACAAGAAAAGACTTCTCAACTATGGAGAGAACAGATGAATTATCAGATAACAGCTCTTATTGAACGCGAGGGCGATGGCTACGTATCTCGGTGTCCTGAATTAGATGTGTGCAGCCAGGGAGATAGTATTGAAGAGGCACGAGCTAATTTGCAAGAGGCTGTGGAGTTGTTTTTGGAATGTGCTTCGCCTGAAGAAATAGAGGAGGTCTATCACGCTGCCCGAGTTTGAGAATGCAAAGGGATTTTACACACGGAACGGGGCAATCAGTCCACAAGATCGGGACACTGATTGTCCTATTATTTTTTGACTATTATATTGCAATCTCGACGAAAAATTGTTATTATTGCAATATGATTCACAAATTTTCCATATCTAATTTCCATTCGGTCCGCGAAGAAGTGGTTCTTGACCTGCGTATTCCGGGCACTGCCCCCGACCTGCCGCGGTTCCGAAGGAGCACAGCAAAGCCGGATATTCGGCTTCCTTCCGTCGTCGTGCTTATAGGTCCCAACGGATCGGGCAAGACAACGTTGCTCAGTGCGCTGGTCGCTACAGCCTTCACTGCCACATTCTCATCATCCACTGAGGAGATCAGACCGATCATGGGCTTTTTACCCTTTTGGGCTAAGGAAACCAGAAATGAACCGACGCGGTTTTGCCTGGAGTTCGAAGCAGATTGGCTGGGAGAAGCCCATCAGTTGTTCCGATACGAGTTGGCAGTGGTACGCAGTGGTAATGATTCTTTCTTCTCTTACGAAGCCCTGTCCCACTTTCCAAAGGGTCGCCCCCGACGCCTTTTCGAGCGCGGTGCCCCGGGAGAACCTATATATGTTTCTCACGAATTTGGCCTTAAGCCCAAAGATGATCGTCTCCAGGCAGTTCGAGCAGACACATCGGTGATCGCCACGCTCAATCTGCTCAATATATCTCTGGCGATGCGTATTGTGAAATGGATGAAAGAATTTCTTTTGTCATCCAATATCATGATTCGCGAGAGATGGGCACCTCCAACCCAAACGGTGATGGATCTATTCGAGGACAACTCCGATATGGAATCCTGGGTTAGAA
The sequence above is a segment of the Gemmatimonadota bacterium genome. Coding sequences within it:
- a CDS encoding DUF2283 domain-containing protein encodes the protein MGNTKMRYFEQEDILYLAISDDPENGSIELSPNITAEYNDKGELIGIEILKASDFIRDSVAESVQGKMLHLLK
- a CDS encoding type II toxin-antitoxin system HicB family antitoxin, producing the protein MNYQITALIEREGDGYVSRCPELDVCSQGDSIEEARANLQEAVELFLECASPEEIEEVYHAARV
- a CDS encoding AAA family ATPase, which produces MQRDFTHGTGQSVHKIGTLIVLLFFDYYIAISTKNCYYCNMIHKFSISNFHSVREEVVLDLRIPGTAPDLPRFRRSTAKPDIRLPSVVVLIGPNGSGKTTLLSALVATAFTATFSSSTEEIRPIMGFLPFWAKETRNEPTRFCLEFEADWLGEAHQLFRYELAVVRSGNDSFFSYEALSHFPKGRPRRLFERGAPGEPIYVSHEFGLKPKDDRLQAVRADTSVIATLNLLNISLAMRIVKWMKEFLLSSNIMIRERWAPPTQTVMDLFEDNSDMESWVRNHIRSSDLGIQDITISEQSGKKEVFFNHHGLDMPIPLSFESSGTKRLFHLLPQIGIALSNGVPAVLDEIDADLHVDIASEILSWFRSQETNPSGAQLFVSSHNVGLLDNLEKEEIFIVEKDSSGATRVHGAQDVQGLRRDTRLYPKYRAGVLGGIPKIG